One Georgenia wutianyii DNA segment encodes these proteins:
- a CDS encoding NUDIX hydrolase: MSAVPAPRRRIPAPPRPRPGAPRSTLLPVVDETSAGGLVVRVEDRQAFTAVIARRNRGGRLEWCLPKGHLEGEETPEEAAVREIAEETGITGRVLRHLATIDYWFSGDDRRVHKVVHHYLLEATSGDLTTENDPDQEAEDVAWVSLTEVASRLAYPNERRVVATARDVLAGRA, from the coding sequence ATGTCCGCCGTCCCCGCGCCACGCCGCCGCATTCCGGCGCCGCCGCGTCCGCGACCCGGCGCGCCGCGCTCGACGCTGCTGCCGGTCGTCGACGAGACGTCCGCCGGCGGGCTGGTCGTGCGGGTGGAGGACCGCCAGGCGTTCACCGCCGTCATCGCGCGGCGCAACCGCGGCGGGCGACTGGAGTGGTGCCTGCCCAAGGGCCACCTCGAGGGTGAGGAGACACCGGAGGAGGCCGCCGTCCGCGAGATCGCCGAGGAGACCGGGATCACCGGGCGGGTGCTGCGGCACCTCGCGACGATCGACTACTGGTTCTCCGGCGACGACCGCCGGGTGCACAAGGTCGTCCACCACTACCTCCTCGAGGCGACGAGCGGGGACCTGACCACGGAGAACGACCCGGACCAGGAGGCGGAGGACGTCGCCTGGGTGAGCCTCACCGAGGTCGCCTCGCGTCTCGCCTACCCGAACGAGCGGCGCGTGGTCGC